The segment TTTTGGTAATTAACAAAAAAGGGCTTTTTTTAGTAAATTGCCCAATAAAAAAAGTCAAGTAGGAGAAAGAAGGcaatagttattattattattattaatagacTAATACCCTAAATCAATAGAAAATATGGTTAATTTTGtcttaatatttttttaactttcGAATCTCTATGAGAAAGTAACTTTTTCACATTTTATCCTGGGAACTGCATTGCcatatttttggaaaattaacTCTCAAGGGAAAGTAACTATCACACCCCAAAATATAAggggttaattgaaataaataactAAGAAATAACATTAGGATGATGGTTAAGTAGTTAATGCACTCCTTAGAGGTCGTAAGTTCTCTTTTCATTTTCAAGCAAACTAGAGTGGAAACAACGCTAAAATAAATATCATTTGTAATATAAATTTAACAAGAGTGGGAAATAGTCCAATGATTAAGCATCTACTCTTTTCTCTTGCTTACTTGTGTTCAAACCATGCCATTCTCttcaatttcattttaaaattcgACCAAAATTAAGTAATTTACCATACAATCCCTTAAGATTTAAAAACCCTAAATATTTAATCGTACTTTTCTTAATTACATTTGGATTCTATATTTAGATTTTGATAGAGTATAGATTTTGCCAAATGAGATTGCATTTGTAAAATATAATGAGTTGGATGTGTAGAATAATTTCCACTCTAGGTACTTTTGTTTCTTTTAGGATGTGATTTGTAATTTTGAAGGCAATGGAGATAAGGGGGGGATTCCAACTATTTCTTCTTTTATCAAGGTAGTTAATTCCGTTGATATAATTGATATTGATCGGAATATTTCCTATCGAtactaaattgaaataattgtaaattttgaTCAATACTGGTcttattattgttgattttgcCTATACCGGTTGGAATATGATGTGTCAACCAAGATCAAAATATAATTATAACTATAACTATaaatataaatgttaaatttttatgatttattttagatttattgaaTGATACATAACACGATGCGgtcttatttttaaatttatggaatattttttattatgtactttgaatttgtttaataataaattgtattaggaaaatttattgaattatattttatatttaagattaatttaatcttattattcgatatttataaatatttatacataaaaatatttttttaaaaatagtgaTAAAATCGAAATAGTATACCAATATAGATTGGTATAAATACGTAACAATAGTAGTAGATAAACGGTATGTTGACCCGTACGAGAATAACTACCTTGAATGTAATTGCATGGTTGTGTCGATATCGATGGGTTGGTGTTTTGGAGTATTATCTTTGTTTTGCATGTTATCTTTTGATTTATAGAGGTTGGTCCTAACCATTCTTCACTTTTGGAAAAACAAGTTAACCATGGTAAAAATTCCTTCTCCAAAATTTTAAGGTTTACAAATCCATTCCTTAAAGCAATAAAGCTCTTCTCTTTATAGTAAAAAATTTCATCTTCTTCACTTCATTTTATCTCACTAAAGCTACTCTCGCTTGATTGCCATTGAAGACTGTTCGACAAAGCAAAAGTATTCCCTCTCCCTCCTCGCCATAGCCTGTTTTGGTTCGGACTAATAGTCTGATCCTAATCAGTTAAATATCTCTCCAATTTTATTCTTATTATTGTTGGCTTCGCTTGAAAGCGTCATAATACAGAGGCAGAGCTCGTGATATGGACAATGTATTGGTCATTGGGATATTGGCTAAGGGGAGAATAATTGGATCTTTACTCGGGCTTTTTCATTGATATAGTCgattaaaaaaacttaaaaatcttAGGAACCTCCATTATtgaatatttcaagctttttagctttttctttttccttttccatGAACCATTTTTactgatttctttttttttccaattatTCAAAGTAATGatttatcatattaaaatattttatatgaaaaatatacATGTGCCCAAATTTGATTGGGCTTCTTTCTTTCGGTTTAGTATTTGCGTCAAAAATATTAACGGAAATAAATTAAGTTCAAGTAACTATATgagataattttttaaaaaatacttatACGATAAAACATGTATAGTTGAGAGGGTAAAATATGAATAAAgtctttaaaagttaaaattttaaattttaatgatatctttacaaattattttatattttttttctggGTAGATTTTTAAGATATGTGTTTGACTTATTCACATAATTTCGAATTTTTACTTTTCTttactttttatataaaatatatatatttttaaattatgtattttaaatgctcGTTGTGTTGATTTTTAAAACAGGTAttcaatttacttaaaatataaaattttaaattatttacctaaattattcttttaattttcaaatataattttttcCATTTCTAAATGGTATATTTAAAGGGTTGGTAATACACATTGCCCTTTTAAAGAGAGAATGCATGTTTGAATTTTAGAAATAGCATTATTGGAAGGAGTAATCACAAATTCTGAATGTGGACCATAAAACGAACATGaacgataaaaaaaaaaaaaaagagctagtCCACAAGGTAACCTATATCCTGGTTCAAATTTGTGGCCATTTCATTTGAGAAAATGTATAActgctttatttttaaaatagttttttcCTTCAAAGTTGTCGGAGTACGATTAACTTCTAGATTTGAAATCATGTTTATATACCTGGTATTGGCCATAATTCACAAGAACATTTTGTAGTTTTAGTAAGAGGGGAAAGAGTTAAGGATTTACTCAGTGTGAGATATCGTATTGTTCGAGGATGCGATGCATAgatattatgtatattaattagaatacattatattaaattattaaaataggtaCAAAATTTGTTACAtttcataattattattattgaaaagtaaaattaatataaatatttaatttttataatgatGATAGTTTAAATGATAATCAATATAAATtaagataaaaaattaatatttaaaataaacttgAATGATTTGATATTATTctcaaatataatttaaatttttttttattatatatatttttaaaattgactGGGCCGGGTTAAGTTTGAACAAAAAAAATCTGCCAAAGGCTCGTCCCATATAGAAAATGAGTCTTAAATTTTACTAAACTCATTTTTCGAGCCTTGTATTTTGTCCAAACCCTCTCATTTTTCGGATGGACTTTCGGGCTTGGACGGGTAGTCCTATCCATGAGCAAGTTTAATACCCTGGCCAAGAGAGGAGCCGCAAAGTTGAGGAAGTTGAAAGCACAGATAAAAGTGACAAAGTCGATAGAGTTTGATGGTAGGATAAGGACTCTCTAACAGAATTTGCTTTTAGAAATAGGAAATAGGTATGTTTGCAGAAGCAGAAAAAATTTGGAGGCTGATGAAGATAAAGTTGTGGATGTTTTGGTCGAGATTGTGACTAGACAAATTCTTATATGAAGATTTCAGCAGTGTTTGATATGGGTGGAGTAGGTGTTGATCGTTAAAGGTATTGAAGAAGGCAAGTAACATAGTGGATCCAATTGGAACTTCTTGTTGGCTTTGCGTTCAGTGGTTTTTGTGGAGTTTTCTTGTGGCTACAGAATTTGTGAAGTGTGATTAGTGGTAGTGAAGTATGGTTGAAGCTTTTTTAGTGATATCGAAGGTGTGTTTTAGATGGTCTTTGTTTGTTTAGTGAATTTCATTGGAGATGTGTGGTTTTCTCTTTTTATATGTTTTGGGTGTTTCTATTTGAGATTTCGACTctcaaaacttttaattttttatttactaaaattttactcacttaccaaaaataaaattcatttagaattgaaaaattaattaccttaaattttgaataaaattctCAACAATTTTTCTTTTTTGGATAAAATTAGGTGTATGTAGTggaaaattaaattttgttttatatacttttttttaattttaatggtTAAACTTTACAATATAATTGTAGTTATATAAGTAAACTTTCAAATGGATTAGATATACttattatattgataaaaatattatttggATGCAACTATTGATAATCGAATGATTCAAAGCAGAGAATGTAATTTCAGCTAAATTTCATTACTATCAAATCCTCATATTTCAggaaactaataatattaaaaaagtcATGCTGAAAACGTAAATTTATTAGAAAAAGAGGTAACATGATGCGGAACACATCAACACACAAAAGGTAGAcataaaacaaaaggaaaaaaatacaACATTTTACAATAAAGGAAAACCTTGAAcatgacaatttttttttttagaaaagaaacaaCAATTATGTGATTACAATTACTAGTTTCATTACAATACCAAAGTTTTATTacgattttttaataaaatatttttcactggACGAGCAACAAATAGTTGTAAATTAAAAAGTTGAGTGGCTATTTTAGCCGTCCAATTCGCAACTTCATTCTAAGAGTAAATATTATTAAGAAAATTACTTGAAGGTTAAACTGGATCCACTTAATTTTTCTTCTAAAATGTTATTGAAACGTTCCACAGCAGTAGGAGTGAGGTAATTAACATAATCACCCACTTTTCCACTCCTGAAATACAACTTATTGCTATGTAATATTATTTCTGCCATTTTTCCAGTTTTGTTGACCTCCAAATCTTTCAAATTGTTGAAACTGCAAAAATCAACAATTTGGTTAACCACACCTGTTTTCTCTTCTTCCATGGAGAAAGGAAATCCCAAGAATTCAGCCAATTTCTTTGTTTGAGCCACTGGATCTTCCTTCATTTCTTCATATCTCAAGAACAATACATTTGATGGCTTCTCCAAGCTCATGTTCCAGTACCCTAAAGCATGGTCCCAAAAGGGTCCATACCCTTCTTCACCTCTACAAAACATCTCAAAACAGTCTTCCACTGACCAATCAGGCAAATTATGCACGCCTCTTAGAAAGTGCCAAAATGAGACGACGATGTCAAACGGATTGCGGGTTATATAAACAATCCGACAATATGAACGTTTGATGGAATCGGCTAGCATTGGATACGGAAGATGAGTAGCAAACAACCTTGGGGATGGGATATTAGAAAGATCAGGATTAGGGCTTTCCCTATAAATATTGACCTCAAAATGTGAAATTAGATGATGAGGATTTGCAGAGTTCAAAGGGGTATTTGAGAGCGTATAAAAATGACGGTTGACAATTGTAAACACCAAAGCCTTGAGCCAAGTGGTGCCAGCTTTGGGCTTAGAGGCAACAATAATATCTTCATCTAGAACCTGGAAATATTTCTGAAATGAGATTATGGATGAAATGGGAGCAATGCGAGAGGGGATCCAAAAGCCTTGGCATTGGGTTAAACCTGACGCAGAAGGTGAGATATTTGGGGTGGATGATGCCAGGCTACTTTTCTTGCTCTCCATGATATTGTAATTCCAATGATTCAAAAGAATCAGTATATATAATATTCTTGCTTAAAAATCACAGGTGTTGTAATAAAGGGTTTTTTTTTATGTCTATTTATTAGTTTAATTACGTCTTCCAATGGTTAAATAACTGAAAAACACAACATTTTTGAAGATTAGTTTATTAGCATTTGGTGGATGACACCACGTTCGTGGTAGGTGCAATTAAGTAATTGGCTTTGGAGTacaaatttgattattttataacACTAGAATCATCATAATAAATTAATGATTACGTCTGAAATGTATGAGGTTTTCATTTTCCTTTAAATTTATCTTcatcataaataaaatatttttactaaGATGTCAATCAAATTATTTATGGCACGTTTGATTGATATGAATAGCTAATCAATTTAGGATTAATTCAATGAATAATATCAACTTATGTGTTTGATTCACTAGAATATCATTTAACCGAATAACTTATTACAATCAAATCATAAATACAGTTGCAATATTCATTCAAAGCTCACCCCTAAAATTAGCCTATTTAAACCACAAGGAATAACCTCAAAAGATTTATTCCCAAAATACCCACGATACCATCGTTCACAAAAActcaaattttaacaaaatacaAAACCAAAAAAATTCATAATTGAAAAATATAACAAACCAAAAAAGTTCATATAAATCAGAATaccaaataaaaaatatttcataatttcTCTCTCCCAAGATTTTGGTTTTGCATTTAAAAAACATTTAAGATGCTCAAAATTTACAAAAGTGAAAGAGGAGAAAAGGAGGAAGAAGACATAAtaaattttttcaatttcttttgtagatttataaatttttggtgatatttaaagaaaaataattgaaaaaaatgAATTGTTGAGATTGAAAAGTTGGAAGAGATGAAGTTAGGAACTTTTTTGGGTAAGATTATGACGATCAACAATGGTGGTCACGATGGCCGAAGGTGGAGTCATCAGAAACTAGAAAGAAGCTAATTTTTTCTGGGTTTTTCTAGGTTCAGTAGAGAGAAAATGAACCGGTTGAGAAaggattaaaataattaattatactcttttaaaaaataacataattaattatacaaaatttcaattttaatcatattaaataattaataagattaaatttaaaataaactttaaaaattgttaaaacatattcatatataaactgaaatagataaaaatataatatgacaaaaccaaaatataacatgccataaaaataacaaaaacacCACTTGAATTCATGAATTTACAAAAATCTATATATAAGAATTAAGCGACCGGCGGACGCGAGACTCAATCATCTAATGGTCCTATTTGAAATATATGTGTGTGTTTAAATTTGTTATTTGTTTCCAACTTTAAGTTTTAAGATTGAATGGTTGATAGTTTTTAGACTTATTTATATATCGATTAAACCAACTTTAAGTGCGTCTATTTTCTGGTAAATTCATTTGACATCCTAGACTTGGTCTTTCCATTTAGGCCAAGTTtaaggtgttacaattaaattccaaaattattagatattatttattttaaaatatctacATGCAATAAATTAGATCATCTAAGCAAAGCAAGAATATTCTTGTTCATTGGAGTGGTAATGCCAAATTCATCACATACATATAGAATTGTCCATAACTTTGCCATTCATGGAATTTTCGACCTCTCTATTCATTATATATTCTATTCgtaaatgataaatataattaaaatttatttatatatatattatacatttgatttaaattcaattaaaatattatttttaattattaagtaaTAATTATTGATTAAATCTTAATTCGATTGACATGAACAATGTAGGTCCTATTTATAAGTTGACCTGAACGACTTAAAGCTCTagggaaattttcaaaattttgggcCCACACGACCAACGTGGCCAGCCTgtatggcccacatagcctaAAACACGGCCTCACACATGTCCGTGTAGCCACATGGCCCAATTGGTCCAGACCGTGTGACTTTGCAATTTCACAAACGATCTATCACATAGCCTATCACACGATCATATGACGTCGACAGTACAAATTTTCAACTTTCATCGTTCgctgattttcaagtttttcaTTATAAACTTGGGTATTTTTTTATGTCAGATTTAGTAACAAATAATCCAGTACCTAAATTAACTATATATACGAATTAGTTAACACGATTCCTCCACCCCAAACATTAATTCAGTAATCAAATTCGACGAAATCAATGTCATACGAAGTCACTACAGAAAAATCAGTCCCAACGCAGCGAAAAACCACTTAACCCAGCGAAGATAGCTGCTCACCAACAGGTTCTAACTTGGTCGGGAAATTGTTTGTCTCATGGACTACTTCACCTAAAAGACCCAAAAGATTAAAAACGAAATTAGTAaccattaaaaaaatttaaaaaaattgcgCCCAAGAACCAGCTAAACCTTATTAATGGAAATAATGTCACTTACGCCAACAACCGAGTTATCAAAAGTGAAACTGACACCCACCACCGAAATTGAATACCACAAGAAAGTGGGGGAACAAaatcaagaaaagaagaaagaaaattgatGTCCCTCATTTGCTAATAACCACGCGAAAAGGGAGAGCAAACAAAACAAAAGTAAATTGACTAGAATAGaggaataaaaattgaaaagtagCGGGGAATAGTACAATGAGAGAATGAAATTCTTGGCAGTTTCAAAGAGTccaaaaattaaaagaagaaatGGGAAAAGTGGGGTTATGGGACGGCCAAAAAAGGAAGGTTGTTGAGATactaaatcttttttttttaaagaaaaaaacaagATAAATAAAATCAAATCCAACCGACTGcagtaattttacaaaatataattGAATTTACCTATTAACCTATATTTAATATGCTTTAAATTAATTAAGCCGACCACAGTATAATCTAAAGTCCTTCCTCAAATAATGTCTTGCAAAAATATAATCATGTCGTctcgataaaaaaaaaaaaaataatgcaATAATAATGGAGTCCTGTCCCCACCGTTATCACGAGTCTGAGACTTTTGTGCAGAATTTTcgaccaaaaatttaaatatgataatttagatgtattattatataaatatccaaattaaattataaaattattattaaaatatgtttctaatttatattttttacatttaaaatttaaaatttatatttaatacaataaaatatttattatatttatcatagtgtttttaatataaatactttttaatgtgttagaaaatttttattttagcttttttaatacttttagtatatttgtatttaaaaaattataaataaatttaaataaaaataatttaaaaaaatcaaatataggTTAGTCGGGCATTATTCGGATTTACTTTTCTTAAATCGGGTCACGCTTGGGCAAAAAAGTAAACTCATTTTTATAACCAGGTTGGACGAAGGCTTGAAAAAATGGTTTAAATATTTTGCATAGACGTGGCCAAACCCATGAGCACCTCTAGCCATAGCCAAATGGACCGGCAATTTACTTATATTTTTTCTCAATAAGTATAaatacaaaaaattattttagttatattatatgtaaaaattaatataaaattatttttaatatattattttaatagtaaaatggGTTGACAGTCGAATTATATCTGAGCTTGGACAAGAAGGTTTTGTAAGACTCAACCCATAAGTTATTTCCAAAAAGCAAAATATTACATGCTCACATATTAAAGATCTGATAAGTTAAAGAACGTCAAGTATATAAACCATTAtttaaatgaaatatggatgCAGAATTTTGTCACTAAGGTACCAATTGTGACAAAAAATTATAGTCTTTATTTCAGTAATGCATATAGACTTTAAATTTTTTGTTGTTAAAATTAGAGTCCAAAGTGGTTAGGAGTCTATAAAGCATATTAGGACAAACTTCATGATTGTGGATCTGCTTACTAAGAGACTATCAACCAAGGTTTTTCATAAGCATACTAACTCATATAGATGTAATGTCATTTGAGGATATTCAATTTCCGTTATAAAtacattttcaatttctttttacagatattaaaaatatttctacaaagataaattttatttgatttattcacactctaattttgataaaattagtcTCACTAAGTGTTAAAAGATTCTTTTTATCTTAGAACTCAAAAATAAATTATTGATTTCAATgactatattttattttcaataagtATACACAATATGAGGCTATTTTACTCTTTTAacctaaaaaatttaatatttacgaaaTGGCCTGGTTCAAAAATATTCATCCAAATGACCTGAAATGAACAGTATATTTGGGTTTTGGGAACCCAATGGTTGGCACCCCATAGTATTTTGGCCCCATGATTGCCTAATGATTGAATCAAGctttaaaaaaaatgattttttttttattttgggacATGAATGGTTGGCACAAGGGTATTTTTTTAAAACCGTATGATACTGGAATATTGAAATAccaatatttgaaaaaaaaatttgggttaTGACCATCTAATGGCCGGCACCAGagtactttttttaaaaaaaaattggtgctGGCCATCTCGCGCCTCAAGACAATTTTTTTTCCTTGGGGACATTAATGGCCAGTACTAATTTTTTCGAgtcccaaaatttttttttgggaCACTGATGGTCGACACCAACTTTatcaagttaaaaaaaatta is part of the Gossypium arboreum isolate Shixiya-1 chromosome 5, ASM2569848v2, whole genome shotgun sequence genome and harbors:
- the LOC108451467 gene encoding cytosolic sulfotransferase 15-like, yielding MESKKSSLASSTPNISPSASGLTQCQGFWIPSRIAPISSIISFQKYFQVLDEDIIVASKPKAGTTWLKALVFTIVNRHFYTLSNTPLNSANPHHLISHFEVNIYRESPNPDLSNIPSPRLFATHLPYPMLADSIKRSYCRIVYITRNPFDIVVSFWHFLRGVHNLPDWSVEDCFEMFCRGEEGYGPFWDHALGYWNMSLEKPSNVLFLRYEEMKEDPVAQTKKLAEFLGFPFSMEEEKTGVVNQIVDFCSFNNLKDLEVNKTGKMAEIILHSNKLYFRSGKVGDYVNYLTPTAVERFNNILEEKLSGSSLTFK